One region of Babylonia areolata isolate BAREFJ2019XMU chromosome 29, ASM4173473v1, whole genome shotgun sequence genomic DNA includes:
- the LOC143274832 gene encoding voltage-gated hydrogen channel 1-like → MDNLHKMQDDLEKVIEKDDTSSTVTGSDCEETLKLGPLTCRQKLDVIIHSNRFQVGVIVLVIFDVVLVLAELLFDLEIVKLREEHEESVPQVLHYCSLAILSLFLVEIGLRIFVMRLQFFKHKLELFDAVIVIVSFVLDIVFRDREDATSGVGLLVILRLWRVTRILNGIVISVKRQAEKKVEREKLLREACEQELSKFRAYCTSLEAEIEYLHRLLKEHQIPYTEKVQKRPVGHQISVEVEVNHRRGGEEETGGNGGGAPEPTAAGGGGGARPQSDHSTAASAAVVNGTVDRLSTSGSVLRQDSSAAGSSSSAEGRELSADIITLESTTTMMEALS, encoded by the exons ATGGACAACCTTCACAAGATGCAGGATGACCTGGAGAAAGTGATAGAGAAGgacgacaccagcagcacagtgACAGGCAGTGACTGTGAAGAAACCCTCAAACTGGGCCCTCTCACCTGCAGGCAGAAACTGGATGTCATCATCCACTCCAACAGGTTCCAG GTGGGCGTGATCGTGCTGGTGATCTTCGATGTGGTTCTGGTGCTGGCGGAGCTGTTGTTTGACCTGGAGATTGTGAAGCTGAGGGAGGAGCATGAGGAGAGTGTGCCCCAGGTCCTGCACTACTGCAGCCTCgccatcctctccctcttcctcgtcGAAATCGGCCTCCGCATTTTCGTCATGCGTTTGCAGTTCTTCAAACATAAGCTGGAg ttgtTTGATGCAGTGATCGTCATCGTGTCCTTTGTTCTGGACATCGTGTTTCGGGACAGAGAGGACGCCACCAGCGGTGTGGGGCTTTTGGTCATTCTGCGACTGTGGCGTGTCACCAGGATTCTGAATG GCATAGTGATATCGGTCAAGCGCCAGgcagagaagaaggtggagagggagaagctGCTGAGGGAGGCCTGCGAGCAGGAACTGAGCAAGTTCCGCGCGTACTGCACCTCCTTGGAGGCGGAGATCGAGTACCTGCACCGCCTGCTGAAGGAGCACCAGATCCCCTACACCGAGAAGGTGCAGAAGCGCCCCGTGGGCCACCAGAtcagtgtggaggtggaggtcaaccacaggagggggggcgaggaggagacTGGGGGCAACGGCGGCGGGGCGCCAGAACCGACAgcggcgggaggaggaggaggagccaggCCGCAGAGCGACCACAGCACAGCGGCATCAGCGGCTGTGGTAAACGGGACCGTGGATCGTCTGTCCACTTCAGGGAGTGTCCTCAGGCAGGACAGTTCGGCGGCGGGGTCCTCCTCCTCAGCGGAAGGGAGAGAACTGTCTGCAGACATCATCACTCTGgagtccaccaccaccatgatggaGGCTTTGTCCTGA